The Sedimentibacter sp. zth1 DNA segment AAAGCTTACATCGCTAACTGAGTAATGCTCATCATTGGAATAAGAGTGATAAAGATGCTCAACTTTAATCATAATAATTCTCCCTTTTTATTTAATTCCGTTTAGCAGGATGCCAACGGCTAATGCACTGAACTGGTCAAAATCTTTTTCACTAAATTCAAATTTATGGTTTTTATTTAACGATCCTATATACTCAATAATTGTAAGATTAATATTGACTATAAGCATAATAAAAAGCTCTGTCGTAATGCCTTTTCTTATTTCACCTTTTTTAATAGCTTCATCAATAAGAGGAATAATCCATGTATATATATTTGTCTGTGGCATTTGTTTCATTATTTCTGAAAATAACGGTGTATCTTTAATTTGAAGTATAGAATTAGCTATTTTGCAAGCATCCTCATTTTGCACCGCAAAGCGAATACCGCCTCGATAGAGTGATTTTAACAATTCCTCTAAGTTATTGTTGCTAACCTTTTCAAATTCTTGTTGTAAATATTGTAGCTTTTCATTGGCTATCTCTACTATGATATATATAAACAAGTCTTTTATACCCTCGAAATACTGATAAAAACTGCCTGTGGCAATACCTGCCGACTTGACAATACGATTTACGCTTGCATTTTGAATACCATACTGAGCAAACTCTGAAATAGCCGCTGCTTTAATTTTTTGTTTCTTTTCATCTTTCAAATTTAAAAATGTATTTTTAGGCATATATTATCCCGTCCTTTATGAATGTGAATTCTTATTCACATTATATTGCTTTTACCTTTATTTGTCAATACAATTTAACAGCATATAATTTACTTGACTTTGTGATAAAGTTGTTATACTATAAATAATATCGAAAAGAAAGGGCAAGGTTGAAAATTAAATATGTGTACTCGCTTACTTTTTAACAACAATAGAATTCGCTAAATAGTTATATTTATTTACAGTATATAACTCCACAAAATTCGGGGTTTATTTAGTGCGTCTTTATTGTTTGTTACGATATAAGATATGGTGTAACCATATATGTATGTAACTTTTGTTAGAAAGGTAGGCTATTTTTATGCCCAAAAATAAAATTTCACGATATAAAACTGCCATAAGTTTTTTATGGCAAACGATAAAACCTCATAAAAAGCTGTATTCTACAGCCTCAATTATTTCGCTTGCTTTGGTCGGCACAGGGCTTTTAAAGGCAAGAGTAACACAGCTACTCATCGATAACGCAAAAAGCAGCAGTCTGCAAATAATAATTGTTTCGCTTGCACTGTTTTTAGTTCTTATTGCTGCCAATATGACACTTTCATATTTCAGCGGAATATGCGTTTCACGTCTTGCTGCAAAATCAGGATATGATTTGAAGCACAGGATATCAGATATACTGCTTCATGCAGAATACGGCGAACTAATCAAACTTCAAGCGGGAGATACATTGAAAACGGTAAACTCAGACACAGCGACTGTATGCGAATTTATCGGCGGCGATTTA contains these protein-coding regions:
- a CDS encoding TetR/AcrR family transcriptional regulator gives rise to the protein MPKNTFLNLKDEKKQKIKAAAISEFAQYGIQNASVNRIVKSAGIATGSFYQYFEGIKDLFIYIIVEIANEKLQYLQQEFEKVSNNNLEELLKSLYRGGIRFAVQNEDACKIANSILQIKDTPLFSEIMKQMPQTNIYTWIIPLIDEAIKKGEIRKGITTELFIMLIVNINLTIIEYIGSLNKNHKFEFSEKDFDQFSALAVGILLNGIK